A single genomic interval of Musa acuminata AAA Group cultivar baxijiao chromosome BXJ3-4, Cavendish_Baxijiao_AAA, whole genome shotgun sequence harbors:
- the LOC135637352 gene encoding uncharacterized protein LOC135637352, with protein sequence MFSLIRRYESLFPSKPSSLKPSASSATRSLEEALPLCLRSLLPIPGDSPGVPLRWLHRAVRILALTLAATAALVSDRSLPGGVDSDALTAHLDAGVSFLDACNAASAEIAQLEHRLLPLRVALRILRPDEVDGDENALRRARRAIAEWESTPSGEIRRSAGELIRRMAPDEPPRGGASAVRRVTYAVESLSRLVMAAVVAVLGGGEGKALLGEIRVSGEWPWAEAFNEVAAAVSGRLRVALPGELEAVEAAVRRLAGVIDDETEGLGMAVEAVEITTEELTVGLDGLTDGVNGAFHAAMGTRTAALKSLRCRLRGCS encoded by the coding sequence ATGTTTTCTTTAATTAGGCGTTATGAGTCGCTCTTCCCATCGAAGCCGTCGTCACTGAAGCCCTCGGCCTCGTCGGCCACTCGCTCATTGGAGGAAGCCCTTCCCCTCTGCCTTCGCTCCCTCCTCCCGATACCCGGAGACTCCCCGGGAGTCCCCCTGCGTTGGCTCCACCGCGCCGTCCGCATCCTCGCCCTCACTCTCGCCGCCACCGCTGCCCTCGTCTCCGACCGTTCCCTCCCCGGTGGCGTCGATTCCGATGCACTGACTGCCCACCTCGACGCCGGAGTTTCCTTCCTCGACGCCTGCAACGCTGCCTCCGCCGAGATCGCGCAATTGGAGCACCGGCTCCTCCCCCTACGCGTCGCGCTCCGCATCCTTCGCCCTGATGAGGTTGACGGTGACGAGAACGCCCTACGGCGGGCGCGCAGGGCGATCGCGGAGTGGGAGAGCACGCCGAGCGGCGAGATTAGGCGGTCGGCCGGGGAGCTGATCCGGAGAATGGCGCCGGATGAGCCGCCGCGCGGCGGCGCGTCGGCCGTGCGGAGGGTGACGTACGCGGTGGAGTCATTGTCGCGCCTGGTGATGGCGGCCGTGGTGGCGGTGCTCGGCGGCGGAGAGGGCAAGGCGCTGTTGGGCGAGATACGGGTCTCCGGCGAGTGGCCGTGGGCGGAGGCCTTCAacgaggtggcggcggcggtgtctGGGCGGCTACGAGTGGCCCTACCCGGCGAGCTGGAGGCGGTGGAGGCGGCGGTGAGGAGGTTGGCGGGCGTGATCGACGACGAAACGGAGGGATTGGGGATGGCAGTCGAGGCGGTTGAGATAACGACGGAGGAGTTGACGGTGGGTTTGGACGGTTTGACGGACGGCGTTAACGGAGCATTTCACGCCGCGATGGGAACCCGTACTGCCGCGTTGAAGAGCCTACGGTGTCGTCTGCGAGGGTGTTCATAA
- the LOC135637150 gene encoding ADP-ribosylation factor GTPase-activating protein AGD4-like, with product MTAFVTLEDSPMFRKQIYSLEQTTDELKDRCHKFHKGCKRFMVSLGEAYYGDLSFADSLEAFGAGQDDPVSVAIGGPVMSKFTTAFRELGSYKELLRSQVEHMLSNRLMQFMNVDLQNVKDCRRRFDKATAGYDQAREKFMSLKKGTRVDIVAELEENLQNSKSAFERCRFNLVNALANIEAKKKFEFLESISAVMDANMRYFKQGYELLSQMEPFIHQVLTYTQQSKEMINVEQDKLEKRIQEFRTQSELANLRSSSNMQATTSGDGINVIGLNSYKNIEALMQSTANGEVQIIKQGYLLKRSSNLRGDWKRRFFVLDSHGTLYYYRDKWSKQPGGENIGFHTVDLRTSTIKIDAEQTDLRFCFRIISPAKTFTLQAENEVDRMDWVEKIRGVITSLLNSTLSNQLSSGGLDMDSHNFADANGVDAHLLEESTNTKGYDNISKILRSIPGNDACAECGAPDPDWASLNLGILVCIECSGVHRNLGVHISKVRSLTLDVKVWEPAVVDLFCALGNAYCNSVWEELLLFQDQRIDVPNVDGPSVKKPTPKDAISRKEKYIHSKYVGKSLIVRETSQSELPLVTVRIWEAIKTNNVQIAYRLFVASDAFPNTIYDEVNSELYHISETPVNRNNGSTERKQFDPALCQKIKDSGEPESCLDGCSLLHIACHVGDPVMLELLLQFGADINFQDFHGRTPLHHCICTKNNSLAKYLIRRGASTSAKDGGGFTALERAMELGAITDEELFILLAGR from the exons ATGACGGCCTTCGTGACGTTGGAAGACTCCCCAATGTTCAGAAAGCAG ATTTATTCATTGGAGCAAACGACTGATGAATTAAAAGATCGATGTCACAAGTTTCACAAAGGATGTAAGAGATTTAT GGTATCACTTGGTGAAGCCTATTATGGTGACCTTTCCTTTGCAGACTCATTGGAAGCATTTGGGGCTGGACAAGATGATCCTGTTAGTGTAGCCATAGGAG GACCTGTAATGTCAAAATTCACTACTGCATTTAGGGAACTTGGGAGTTATAAAGAGCTTCTTCGCTCTCAG GTAGAACATATGCTGAGTAACCGTCTGATGCAATTCATGAATGTGGATCTGCAAAATGTAAAG GACTGTCGCAGGCGATTTGACAAAGCTACAGCAGGGTATGATCAG GCACGTGAGAAATTTATGTCATTAAAAAAGGGCACACGAGTAGACATAGTTGCTGAATTAGAAGAG AATTTGCAGAACTCAAAGTCAGCTTTTGAAAGATGTCGGTTTAATCTA GTTAATGCTCTTGCAAATATTGAAGCAAAGAAAAAGTTTGAATTCCTAGAATCTATAAGTGCAGTAATGGATGCCAATATGAGATACTTTAAGCAG GGATATGAGTTACTGAGCCAGATGGAACCATTTATTCACCAG GTTTTGACATACACTCAACAGTCAAAAGAAATGATTAATGTTGAGCAAGACAAACTTGAAAAGAGAATCCAGGAGTTCAGAACCCAAAGCGAACTTGCAAATTTAAGGTCCTCCAGCAATATGCAGGCCACAACAAGTGGTGATGGTATTAATGTAATTGGTCTCAATTCATACAAAAATATAGAAGCGTTGATGCAATCTACTGCTAATGGAGAG GTTCAAATAATTAAGCAAGGTTATCTCCTTAAGCGATCTTCAAATTTGAGAGGAGATTGGAAGCGGAGATTTTTTGTACTTGATAGCCATGGGACTTTGTACTACTACAGAGATAAGTGGAGTAAACAGCCG GGTGGTGAGAACATTGGTTTTCACACTGTTGATCTTCGAACTTCAACCATTAAGATAGATGCAGAGCAGACAGATTTGAGGTTCTGCTTCAGAATAATATCTCCTGCAAAGACATTCACGTTGCAG GCTGAAAATGAAGTGGATAGAATGGACTGGGTTGAAAAAATTAGAGGAGTTATTACATCACTTCTAAATTCTACTTTATCTAATCAG CTTTCATCTGGCGGCTTGGACATGGATAGTCACAACTTTGCTGATGCAAATGGTGTTGATGCTCATTTGTTAGAGGAGAGCACAAATACAAAAGGATATGATAATATTTCGAAGATTCTCAGGAGTATACCTGGGAATGATGCTTGTGCTGAATGTGGTGCTCCTGATCCTGATTGGGCATCTCTAAATCTGGGAATTCTTGTGTGCATAGAGTGCTCTGGAGTTCACAGAAATCTTGGTGTTCACATTTCGAAG GTGAGATCACTGACATTAGATGTTAAGGTGTGGGAGCCAGCTGTTGTGGATTTATTTTGTGCTCTTGGAAATGCTTATTGTAATTCTGTGTGGGAGGAATTGCTTCTCTTTCAGGATCAAAG GATTGATGTACCAAATGTTGATGGGCCATCTGTCAAAAAGCCCACTCCCAAAGATGCtatttcaagaaaagaaaaatatatacattCCAAG TATGTGGGCAAATCTCTAATAGTCAGAGAAACAAGCCAGTCTGAACTTCCTCTCGTTACAGTTCGCATTTGGGAAGCAATCAAAACTAATAATGTTCAAATAGCATATCGTCTCTTTGTGGCATCAGATGCCTTTCCTAACACCATAtatgatgaggtgaatagtgagcTTTATCACATATCAGAGACACCCGTGAACAGAAATAATGGTTCCACAGAGAGGAAACAATTTGATCCTGCATTATGTCAGAAAATCAAGGATTCTGGTGAACCAGAGAGCTGTTTGGATGGTTGTTCCCTATTGCATATAGCATGTCATGTTGGTGATCCCGTCATGTTGGAGCTCCTGCTACAGTTTGGTGCTGACATTAATTTCCAGGATTTTCATGGGAGGACCCCTCTCCATCATTGTATTTGCACAAAGAATAATTCTCTTGCTAAATATTTGATAAGAAG GGGTGCAAGCACATCAGCTAAAGATGGTGGTGGCTTCACTGCTTTAGAAAGAGCGATGGAGCTTGGAGCAATTACCGATGAAGAACTTTTTATATTGCTTGCTGGTCGCTAG
- the LOC135637049 gene encoding uncharacterized protein LOC135637049 → MASSSVAALFLGVILALLCASSYARPGGPFHPCNTLSITYTFSSSSAATAAVPHRAYRFVSIYRIITPFSSSSSANAFDDRRPLLIRRPGLPRREVAEPAALGFSSLHERAKDILVVVVGLLFGVGCGALTAATMYLVWSLVANRNEVYGSDGEEGDYAVESPKKAGYVKIPSAEPAPAIEGYEGN, encoded by the coding sequence ATGGCCTCCTCCTCCGTCGCCGCTCTCTTCCTTGGCGTCATCCTTGCCCTCCTCTGCGCCTCCTCCTACGCCCGTCCCGGCGGCCCCTTCCACCCTTGCAACACCCTCTCCATCACCtacaccttctcctcctcctccgctgccACCGCGGCCGTTCCACACCGCGCCTACCGATTCGTCTCCATCTACCGCATCATCACcccgttctcctcctcctcctccgccaacgCCTTCGACGACCGCCGCCCGTTGCTCATCCGACGGCCCGGCTTGCCCCGCCGCGAGGTCGCGGAACCCGCCGCCCTCGGGTTCAGTTCGCTCCACGAGCGCGCCAAGGACATCCTCGTGGTCGTCGTCGGCCTTCTATTCGGCGTCGGCTGCGGCGCCCTCACCGCCGCCACCATGTACCTCGTCTGGTCCCTCGTCGCCAACCGCAACGAGGTCTACGGATCCGACGGAGAGGAGGGGGATTACGCCGTGGAGAGCCCCAAGAAGGCGGGATACGTCAAGATCCCATCGGCCGAACCTGCCCCGGCCATAGAAGGGTACGAGGGGAATTAG
- the LOC135637047 gene encoding cytokinin dehydrogenase 3-like: MELALFCTKVNILILVLALCSPCKFIQSPMDFGSSDFLHTRNTAASLDFGRLVFNSPSAVLKPRSPKDISLLLTFLSASSFGEVTVAARGAGHSIHGQAQALDGIVIEMDSIPSDIYIHKKGDDEAGFSHADISGGALWIELLEESLKVGLAPRSWTDYLYLSIGGTLSHGGVSGQTFKYGPQISNVLQLDVVTGKGELMTCSPTKNSELFYAVLGGLGQFGIITRARILLQDAPQKVRWARAFYDDFDTFTRDQELLLSMPDLVDYLEGFIVPNQLSLLGTSIAFPAHLGFVPEFHKVYYCIEFAVHDFQAKGTNAEQVVEKITKQMSHIPSLMYSVEVSYFDFLNRVRIEEMSLRSRGLWEVPHPWLNMFVPRSGIKDFKDLLLENISPEEFEGPILVYPLLRDKWDANTSAVLPDAPAEQVVYIVGVLRSATPASCPARCLDDILRRNRRIVEAASAPRIGAKQYLPRHPSPLHWRDHFGRRWNRFAARKSLFDPLSLLAPGQGIFTRTHASTV, from the exons ATGGAGTTGGCTCTGTTCTGCACCAAGGTCAATATCCTTATCCTCGTTCTGGCTCTCTGTTCTCCATGCAAGTTCATCCAGAGTCCCATGGACTTTGGCTCCTCGGACTTCCTCCACACCAGAAACACAGCAGCATCCTTGGACTTCGGGAGACTCGTCTTCAACTCTCCCTCTGCAGTCCTGAAGCCCCGATCCCCCAAGGACATCTCACTCCTCCTCACCTTCCTCTCTGCTTCCTCCTTCGGCGAAGTCACAGTTGCAGCGAGAGGAGCTGGACACTCCATCCATGGCCAAGCCCAAGCTCTTGATGGAATCGTCATCGAGATGGATTCTATCCCCTCTGACATATACATCCACAAAAAGGGAGATGATGAAGCCGGCTTCTCTCATGCCGATATCAGTGGTGGTGCTCTCTGGATCGAGCTTTTAGAGGAGAGCTTGAAGGTTGGGCTGGCTCCAAGGTCTTGGACCGATTACCTTTATCTCAGCATTGGTGGGACTCTCTCCCATGGTGGTGTCAGTGGCCAAACCTTCAAATATGGACCTCAGATCAGCAATGTCCTTCAACTAGATGTGGTAACAG GCAAGGGAGAACTGATGACATGCTCACCCACCAAAAACTCGGAGCTTTTCTATGCAGTTCTTGGCGGGTTAGGCCAGTTTGGCATCATAACAAGAGCAAGGATCCTTCTCCAAGATGCTCCACAGAAA GTGAGATGGGCCAGAGCCTTTTACGATGACTTCGACACCTTCACCAGAGACCAAGAGTTGCTGCTCTCCATGCCGGACTTGGTGGACTATCTCGAGGGGTTCATAGTTCCAAACCAGCTGTCCCTCCTCGGCACCTCCATTGCCTTCCCGGCTCACCTGGGCTTCGTGCCCGAGTTCCATAAGGTCTACTACTGCATCGAGTTTGCTGTCCATGACTTCCAAGCGAAAGGCACCAACGCAGAACAA GTTGTGGAGAAGATAACGAAGCAGATGAGCCACATCCCATCCCTCATGTACAGTGTGGAGGTGTCCTACTTCGATTTCCTCAACAGGGTGAGGATAGAGGAGATGAGCCTGAGGAGTAGAGGACTCTGGGAAGTTCCCCACCCTTGGCTCAATATGTTTGTGCCCAGGTCTGGGATCAAGGACTTCAAAGACCTGTTGCTGGAGAACATCTCACCGGAAGAATTCGAGGGCCCTATCCTCGTCTACCCACTTTTAAgagacaa GTGGGACGCCAACACATCAGCTGTGCTGCCCGATGCGCCGGCCGAGCAGGTGGTGTACATTGTGGGGGTGCTGCGGTCCGCCACTCCAGCCAGTTGCCCCGCTCGGTGCCTCGACGACATCCTCCGCCGCAACCGCCGCATAGTAGAGGCGGCCTCCGCCCCGCGAATCGGCGCAAAGCAGTACCTCCCACGCCACCCGTCCCCGCTCCATTGGCGTGATCACTTCGGGCGGCGGTGGAACCGGTTCGCGGCCCGCAAAAGCCTGTTCGACCCCCTCAGCCTCCTGGCTCCTGGCCAAGGCATCTTCACCAGAACACACGCTTCCACAGTATAG